From Acidipropionibacterium acidipropionici, one genomic window encodes:
- a CDS encoding ABC transporter permease: MPHHLYLRYIRSDLRRNRAVTLCLALVLTLSAFLMAGGAIMMERLAGSVGQIFTVAKPPHFLQMHQGTINRPALQRFSVNHPEIEAWQICEMIGFDGQAISWQRTGDDAGGDLSASLIDNLFVTQNRQFDLLLDAGADTAPRPAAGEVRVPVAYQQQFGLRAGDRLRIRTGSGTTSLRITGFVRDAQMASSMSSAIRFLVSPADFQRLSASGGGIPESIVEYRLRDTAGIGNLQRDYEADPALPRNGQAVTLVMIRLVNMVSDGLVAIALVFASLLLIVIAMLNVRLLIRATLEDEIHEIATMRAIGLPARDISSLYGLRYGILTLAGCLVGGALAIPAVGAMTAPMRATFADPPITWITVAAPLLALTVVLGIVMWLCRATLRRVRRIDIVDALVHGSTGPRKGRRRGTAPRSRLAGARPGRLWARLALAELRDERGRWVLLPVVFGLTTVLVTVPANVLATFQSPRFVTYMGAPSSDMRADIGSAAASGEPADDAHARLRSQLAGDTRVSATHDYAQLLYQTYGEDGWETIRIEVGDYSHTTMVFLSGAAPSAGQIAVSALNADKYGLSVGDTISVRRDDRSRSLTVSGIYQDVTSGGYTAKMQGAITAGADRWTVYIDLDPGADPVSLARQYNAAVPGASVIPMLEYVTQTFSYATDALHTASLVTLWLGLAASALITALFLRLRLARSRAGLATLSSIGFPSTELRAQLWLKAVLAVTIGVAAGSIIAATLAGPAVSALLSGLGTGITRLTLLPNPWISYLAYPLLLLTAGALATWVTARQIRDGRPLRWLS, encoded by the coding sequence ACCTGTATCTGCGATACATTCGCAGCGATCTGCGCCGGAACCGGGCCGTCACCCTCTGTCTGGCCCTGGTGCTCACCCTCAGCGCCTTCCTGATGGCCGGCGGCGCGATCATGATGGAGCGCCTCGCCGGATCGGTGGGGCAGATCTTCACCGTCGCGAAACCCCCGCACTTCCTCCAGATGCACCAGGGCACCATCAACCGCCCGGCTCTGCAGCGCTTCTCCGTCAACCACCCCGAGATCGAGGCCTGGCAGATCTGCGAGATGATCGGCTTCGACGGTCAGGCGATCAGCTGGCAGCGCACCGGCGACGATGCCGGCGGGGATCTGTCCGCCAGCCTCATCGACAACCTCTTCGTCACCCAGAACAGGCAGTTCGACCTCCTGCTCGACGCCGGGGCCGACACCGCTCCACGACCCGCTGCCGGGGAGGTCCGGGTCCCGGTGGCCTACCAGCAGCAGTTCGGCCTGCGAGCCGGGGACCGTCTGCGGATCAGAACCGGTTCGGGGACGACGTCGTTGCGGATCACCGGATTCGTGAGGGACGCCCAGATGGCCTCGTCGATGTCCTCGGCCATCCGATTCCTCGTCTCGCCCGCAGATTTCCAGCGCCTGAGCGCCTCGGGAGGCGGTATCCCGGAGTCGATCGTGGAGTACCGGCTGCGAGACACCGCCGGGATCGGCAATCTCCAGCGCGACTACGAGGCCGACCCCGCCCTGCCGAGGAACGGCCAGGCGGTCACCCTGGTGATGATCCGGCTGGTCAACATGGTCAGCGACGGCCTGGTGGCGATCGCCCTGGTGTTCGCCAGCCTGCTGCTCATCGTCATCGCCATGCTCAACGTCCGCCTCCTCATCCGGGCCACCCTGGAGGACGAGATCCACGAGATCGCCACGATGCGGGCCATCGGCCTGCCCGCCCGAGACATCTCGAGCCTCTACGGGTTGCGCTACGGCATCCTGACACTGGCCGGATGCCTGGTCGGCGGGGCACTGGCGATACCTGCGGTCGGCGCCATGACCGCGCCGATGCGCGCCACCTTCGCCGATCCCCCGATCACCTGGATCACTGTAGCGGCCCCGCTGTTGGCGCTGACGGTGGTCCTCGGCATCGTCATGTGGCTGTGCCGTGCCACACTGCGTCGTGTCCGGCGCATCGACATCGTCGACGCCCTGGTCCATGGCAGCACCGGCCCGCGGAAGGGACGCCGGAGGGGCACAGCCCCCCGGTCCAGGCTGGCGGGCGCCCGACCCGGACGGCTCTGGGCCCGCCTGGCCCTCGCCGAGCTGCGCGACGAGCGTGGACGCTGGGTACTGCTGCCGGTGGTCTTCGGGCTCACCACCGTTCTCGTGACCGTGCCGGCCAATGTGCTCGCCACCTTCCAGAGCCCCCGTTTCGTGACCTATATGGGCGCCCCCTCCTCGGACATGAGGGCAGACATCGGGTCTGCCGCCGCGTCCGGCGAGCCGGCCGACGACGCCCACGCCCGTCTGCGCTCACAGCTGGCCGGCGACACACGGGTCTCGGCCACCCACGACTACGCCCAGCTGCTCTACCAGACATACGGGGAGGACGGCTGGGAGACGATCCGCATCGAGGTCGGCGACTACTCCCACACCACGATGGTGTTCCTGTCGGGGGCTGCCCCGAGCGCGGGCCAGATCGCGGTGTCGGCCCTCAACGCGGACAAGTACGGATTGTCAGTAGGCGACACCATCTCCGTGCGTCGCGACGACCGGTCCCGGTCGCTGACGGTCAGCGGCATCTACCAGGACGTCACGAGCGGCGGGTACACCGCGAAGATGCAGGGCGCGATCACCGCCGGCGCCGACCGATGGACCGTCTACATCGACCTCGACCCCGGCGCCGACCCAGTCTCCCTGGCCCGGCAGTACAACGCCGCCGTGCCGGGCGCCTCGGTGATCCCGATGCTCGAGTACGTCACGCAGACCTTCTCCTACGCCACCGATGCGCTGCACACCGCGTCGCTGGTCACCCTGTGGCTGGGCCTGGCGGCGTCGGCGCTGATCACCGCGCTCTTCCTGCGTCTTCGCCTGGCCAGGAGCCGCGCGGGTCTCGCGACACTGTCGTCGATCGGATTCCCGTCGACGGAACTGCGCGCCCAGCTGTGGCTCAAGGCCGTCCTGGCAGTCACCATCGGGGTCGCGGCGGGGTCGATCATCGCGGCGACTCTGGCCGGGCCCGCGGTATCGGCCCTGCTGTCCGGCCTGGGCACCGGAATCACGCGGCTCACCCTGCTGCCGAATCCCTGGATCAGCTACCTCGCGTATCCCCTGCTGCTCCTGACGGCCGGCGCACTGGCCACCTGGGTCACCGCCCGTCAGATCCGCGACGGCCGCCCGCTCAGGTGGCTGTCATGA
- a CDS encoding M18 family aminopeptidase, protein MTSPARAHVDDVISFVESSPTSYHAAAELARRLEEAGFERLDETADWSGAASVEGRRFVVRDGAVIAWATPETIGPRAGFRIVGSHTDSPSFKLKPHATFTNLGWQQVGMEVYGGGLLNSWLDRDLGLAGRLVTLDGETHLVRTGPILRISQLAPHLDRTVNQDLTLDRQRHLMPILSVGRPDLDVEDLLCEEAGIDRSRLGFHDILAYPTERPAVIGPAGEFLASSRMDNLSSVHSSIAAMVDVEVGEDIAVMACFDHEEVGSSTRSGACGPFLEDVLVRIADGLGRRGDAYRAMIARSTCISSDAGHGVHPNYPEKFDPANHPLLGQGPLLKINANQRYATDGVGGALWQRVCRAADVPTQAFVSNNSVPCGSTIGPLTATRLGMLTVDVGLPLMSMHSTRELAGVADLSSLSTALGAFWAGA, encoded by the coding sequence ATGACCAGCCCCGCTCGCGCCCACGTCGACGACGTCATCTCCTTCGTGGAGTCCTCGCCGACCTCCTACCATGCCGCCGCCGAACTGGCGCGGCGTCTGGAGGAGGCGGGATTCGAGCGCCTCGACGAGACGGCCGATTGGTCGGGCGCGGCCAGCGTCGAGGGCCGGCGCTTCGTGGTGCGCGACGGCGCGGTGATCGCCTGGGCGACCCCGGAGACGATCGGACCGCGGGCCGGGTTCCGGATCGTCGGCTCCCACACCGACTCGCCGTCGTTCAAACTCAAGCCGCACGCCACCTTCACGAATCTGGGCTGGCAGCAGGTCGGCATGGAGGTCTACGGCGGGGGACTGCTCAACTCCTGGCTCGACCGCGATCTGGGACTCGCAGGGCGCCTGGTGACTCTCGACGGCGAGACCCACTTGGTGCGCACCGGCCCGATCCTGCGGATCAGCCAGCTCGCCCCCCACCTGGACCGCACCGTCAACCAGGACCTGACGCTGGACCGGCAGCGCCACCTCATGCCGATCCTGTCGGTGGGCCGCCCCGACCTGGACGTCGAGGACCTGCTGTGCGAGGAGGCCGGCATCGACCGCTCCCGGCTCGGATTCCACGACATCCTCGCCTACCCGACGGAACGGCCCGCGGTGATCGGGCCGGCCGGGGAGTTCCTGGCCTCATCGAGGATGGACAACCTGTCCTCTGTGCACTCCTCGATCGCGGCCATGGTCGACGTCGAGGTGGGCGAGGACATCGCGGTGATGGCCTGTTTCGACCACGAGGAGGTCGGGTCGTCGACCAGGTCGGGGGCCTGTGGCCCCTTCCTGGAGGACGTCCTGGTGCGCATCGCCGACGGTCTGGGCCGGAGAGGCGACGCCTACCGGGCGATGATCGCGCGGTCGACGTGCATCTCCTCGGACGCCGGTCACGGCGTCCACCCCAACTATCCGGAGAAATTCGACCCGGCCAACCATCCGCTGCTGGGCCAGGGGCCGCTGCTCAAGATCAACGCCAACCAGCGCTACGCCACCGACGGAGTGGGCGGGGCGCTGTGGCAGCGCGTCTGCCGGGCGGCCGACGTGCCCACGCAGGCCTTCGTGTCCAACAACTCCGTGCCCTGCGGATCGACCATCGGGCCGCTGACCGCCACCCGGCTGGGCATGCTCACCGTCGACGTCGGTCTGCCGCTGATGTCGATGCACTCCACCCGGGAGCTCGCCGGGGTGGCCGATCTGAGCTCCCTCAGTACGGCGCTGGGGGCATTCTGGGCCGGGGCCTAG
- a CDS encoding P-loop NTPase family protein — translation MILFADEPTGARNSTATAEVLDALVEAHGTGVTIVLVTHDPICAARAERLVYLRDGRIVDSVEQGPWDLRERRAREERMLSWLALKDF, via the coding sequence GTGATCCTGTTCGCCGACGAGCCGACCGGGGCGCGCAACAGCACCGCCACCGCCGAGGTGCTGGACGCCCTCGTCGAGGCCCACGGCACCGGGGTCACCATTGTCCTGGTGACCCACGACCCGATCTGCGCGGCGCGCGCCGAGAGACTGGTCTACCTGCGGGACGGCCGCATCGTCGACTCGGTCGAGCAGGGCCCCTGGGATCTGCGAGAGAGGCGGGCCAGGGAGGAGCGAATGCTGTCCTGGCTAGCTCTCAAGGATTTCTAG
- a CDS encoding exodeoxyribonuclease VII small subunit — protein sequence MTEQPQETTSPEATTDPEIGYEQARDELVEVVRRLESGGTSLADTMTLWERGEKLAAICQTWLDGARRRIEEARSASEGGPEEA from the coding sequence ATGACCGAGCAGCCACAGGAGACCACTTCCCCCGAAGCCACCACCGATCCCGAGATCGGTTACGAGCAGGCCCGCGACGAACTCGTCGAGGTGGTCCGCCGTCTCGAGTCGGGCGGCACCTCGCTGGCCGACACCATGACGCTGTGGGAGCGGGGCGAGAAGCTGGCGGCGATCTGCCAGACCTGGCTGGACGGCGCCCGCAGGCGCATCGAGGAGGCCAGGTCGGCCTCCGAAGGGGGTCCCGAGGAGGCCTGA
- a CDS encoding DUF4245 domain-containing protein encodes MAHGDTRSTAKDMLRSLAVILIPLLVIIWVFTRTPDEPQVDPVDWRPAVADARSGAGYPVLAPVEVPTDWKPVKARYVDRGGQWVGSTQAAGNRWELGFRSGDDIYMAVNQSDEPGKDAYIGSVTRSSHPDGTSTIDGQTWQRRVSQDGRTRSLVRAVGGSTAVVVADTGYPALESFAQTLRTS; translated from the coding sequence GTGGCACACGGCGACACCCGATCGACCGCCAAGGACATGCTGAGGTCCCTGGCCGTCATCCTCATCCCCCTGCTGGTCATCATCTGGGTGTTCACCCGGACCCCTGATGAGCCGCAGGTGGATCCGGTCGACTGGAGGCCCGCGGTCGCCGACGCCCGGTCCGGCGCCGGATATCCGGTGCTGGCCCCGGTCGAGGTGCCCACCGACTGGAAGCCCGTCAAGGCCCGATACGTCGACCGCGGCGGGCAGTGGGTGGGGTCCACCCAGGCGGCCGGGAACCGGTGGGAACTGGGCTTCCGCAGCGGCGACGACATCTACATGGCCGTCAACCAGTCCGACGAGCCCGGGAAGGACGCCTACATCGGCTCGGTGACCCGTTCCTCCCACCCCGACGGCACCTCGACGATCGACGGGCAGACCTGGCAGCGCCGCGTCTCCCAGGACGGCCGCACCCGCTCCCTGGTCCGCGCGGTCGGTGGATCCACCGCCGTCGTGGTGGCGGACACCGGCTATCCCGCGCTGGAGAGCTTCGCCCAGACTCTGAGGACCTCCTGA
- the trhA gene encoding PAQR family membrane homeostasis protein TrhA codes for MKTVVPERRRLLAAPAEVEPAPRLRGWIHTVMAPLVLVTGLGLIIAGDSWGNRFAVAVWICTGLALFGNSAVYHRIPWAPRIKAVLRRIDHANIAVFIAGTYTPLAVSMLTGASRVVLLSVIWGCAAAGVVFRVLWTDAPRWLYTGLYIVMGWVALWWLPQFWRSGGAAVVILILAGGVCYTLGAVAYARRRPDPSPTWFGFHEVFHAGTALGAVCHAVAIGLAVI; via the coding sequence ATGAAGACAGTAGTTCCTGAACGTCGTCGTCTGCTCGCCGCGCCGGCCGAGGTGGAGCCCGCACCCCGGCTGCGGGGCTGGATCCACACCGTGATGGCCCCGCTGGTGCTGGTCACCGGGCTGGGGCTCATCATCGCCGGCGACTCCTGGGGGAACCGGTTCGCCGTGGCGGTGTGGATCTGTACCGGTCTGGCCCTGTTCGGCAACTCCGCCGTCTACCACAGGATTCCCTGGGCGCCGCGGATCAAGGCCGTGCTGCGACGCATCGACCACGCCAACATCGCCGTGTTCATCGCCGGCACCTACACCCCGTTGGCGGTGTCCATGCTCACCGGCGCATCCCGGGTCGTCCTGCTCTCGGTGATCTGGGGATGTGCGGCCGCCGGTGTCGTCTTCCGGGTGCTGTGGACCGATGCGCCGCGGTGGCTCTACACCGGCCTGTACATCGTCATGGGCTGGGTGGCGCTGTGGTGGCTGCCGCAGTTCTGGCGCTCAGGCGGAGCGGCCGTCGTCATCCTCATCCTGGCCGGCGGGGTGTGCTACACCCTCGGCGCGGTGGCCTACGCCAGGCGCAGGCCCGATCCGTCGCCCACGTGGTTCGGCTTCCACGAGGTCTTCCACGCGGGCACCGCGCTGGGGGCCGTCTGCCACGCGGTGGCGATAGGGCTGGCCGTCATCTGA
- the rmuC gene encoding DNA recombination protein RmuC: MTSMTTSHFVVLFIGLAIGLVVGWLLAELRARSALAQATSRADVAEAHRQAAEERAELTAGDRDSLADRFRALSAEALNTQQLRADRAAERTATDTQRLLAPVSQALEKLEHRLGEVERERSAMTARLGQQVEMVNAAGEGLRKETASLVTALRKPQVRGAWGEVQLRRVVELAGMVEHCDFEVQSTTTASGKALRPDMTVRMAGGRCVHVDAKTPLSAFLDAAATDDPDERAAHMAHFARNVRGHIDDLSSKGYWRTEVDSPEFVVLFLPSDAFLQAALDQIPDLHEYASRHDIVLADPSVLIPMLRVIALAWRQEDVARSAAEVAALGRDLHDRLGTLSTHLDKLGRSLTGAVRSYNSAVGSLETRVLVSARRFETTGVTTATLPSPGTVTDAVRPLSAPELTSSDDSEAEEEARRTTTPR, from the coding sequence ATGACCTCCATGACCACCTCCCACTTCGTCGTGTTGTTCATCGGACTGGCGATCGGCCTTGTCGTCGGCTGGTTGCTGGCCGAGCTGCGGGCACGGTCGGCGTTGGCGCAGGCGACCTCCCGGGCGGATGTGGCTGAGGCGCACCGGCAGGCCGCCGAGGAGCGCGCCGAACTCACCGCCGGGGACCGCGACAGCCTGGCGGACCGCTTCCGGGCCCTGTCGGCCGAGGCCCTCAACACCCAGCAGCTGCGCGCCGACCGGGCCGCGGAGCGCACCGCCACCGACACCCAGCGGCTTCTGGCGCCGGTGTCCCAGGCCCTCGAGAAGCTCGAGCACCGGCTCGGTGAGGTGGAGCGGGAGCGCAGCGCCATGACGGCCAGACTCGGCCAGCAGGTGGAGATGGTCAACGCCGCCGGGGAGGGGCTGCGCAAGGAGACGGCCTCGCTGGTCACGGCGCTGCGCAAACCGCAGGTGCGCGGCGCATGGGGGGAGGTGCAGCTGCGCCGTGTGGTGGAGCTGGCCGGCATGGTGGAGCACTGCGACTTCGAGGTGCAGTCCACCACCACCGCCTCCGGCAAGGCGCTGCGCCCCGACATGACGGTCCGGATGGCCGGTGGGCGCTGCGTCCATGTGGACGCCAAGACCCCCCTGTCGGCATTCCTTGACGCCGCGGCCACCGACGATCCCGACGAGCGCGCCGCCCACATGGCGCACTTCGCCCGCAATGTCCGCGGCCATATCGACGATCTGTCGTCGAAGGGATACTGGCGCACCGAGGTGGACTCCCCCGAGTTCGTGGTGCTCTTCCTGCCCAGCGACGCCTTCCTCCAGGCCGCGCTGGATCAGATCCCCGACCTCCACGAGTACGCCTCCCGCCACGACATCGTGCTGGCCGACCCGTCCGTCCTCATCCCGATGCTGAGGGTCATCGCCCTGGCCTGGCGCCAGGAGGATGTCGCACGCTCGGCGGCGGAGGTGGCCGCTCTGGGACGCGACCTGCACGATCGGCTGGGCACCCTGTCGACCCATCTGGACAAGCTGGGACGGTCGCTGACCGGGGCTGTCAGGAGCTACAACTCGGCCGTCGGATCCCTGGAGACCAGGGTGCTGGTGAGTGCCCGCCGGTTCGAGACGACCGGCGTCACCACCGCGACGCTCCCCTCCCCCGGGACGGTCACCGACGCGGTGCGTCCGCTCAGTGCGCCCGAGCTGACCTCGTCCGACGACTCCGAAGCTGAGGAGGAAGCGCGAAGGACAACGACTCCTCGATGA
- the xseA gene encoding exodeoxyribonuclease VII large subunit, which translates to MASSSTPPEQTRSLAWVVRAVKDWVERCGKVWVEAQVIELNRRSGPTQFLTLRDVEEEISVTATCHRRVLDAAGPVESGMTVTALLRPTVWSRTGRLSFECSEIRPSGEGRLLAQLERRRRLLEAEGLFDSRLHKPLPLLPRGIGLITGARSDAERDVIRNATLRWPAVRFVVRNTLVQGARAVEQIIGALAELDADPGVDVIVIARGGGSLEDLLPFSDETLVRAVHAARTPVVSAIGHEADSPILDLVADLRASTPTDAGKRIVPDVAEELAGLRDVTARIRQSVASRIATEQSWLDSVRSRPVMMDPAATLDIASERLGATLARLRLATDRALETESREIDHQLRSVRAMSPKATLDRGYAVLADADGASVGSVSATREDARLDVYLSDGALGVTVDAVRPGGPATPTTPSPQKGTKS; encoded by the coding sequence ATGGCCTCTTCCAGCACACCCCCCGAGCAGACCCGCTCCCTGGCCTGGGTGGTCCGCGCCGTCAAGGACTGGGTGGAGCGCTGCGGGAAGGTGTGGGTCGAGGCGCAGGTCATCGAGCTCAACAGGCGCTCGGGCCCCACCCAGTTCCTCACCCTGCGCGACGTCGAGGAGGAGATCTCGGTGACGGCGACCTGTCACCGCAGGGTGCTGGACGCCGCCGGTCCGGTCGAGTCGGGCATGACGGTCACCGCCCTGCTGCGCCCCACGGTGTGGTCGCGGACCGGTCGGCTGTCCTTCGAGTGCTCGGAGATCCGCCCCAGCGGGGAGGGCCGGCTGCTCGCCCAACTGGAGCGCCGACGCCGTCTCCTGGAGGCCGAGGGGCTCTTCGACTCCCGCCTGCACAAGCCGCTGCCGTTGCTGCCCCGGGGGATCGGGCTCATCACCGGTGCCCGCTCCGACGCCGAGCGGGACGTCATCCGCAACGCCACCCTGCGCTGGCCGGCCGTGCGCTTCGTGGTGCGCAACACCCTGGTCCAGGGGGCTCGCGCCGTCGAGCAGATCATCGGGGCGCTCGCCGAGCTGGACGCCGATCCGGGCGTCGACGTCATCGTCATCGCCCGCGGCGGCGGATCCCTCGAGGACCTTCTCCCCTTCTCCGACGAGACCCTGGTGAGGGCGGTGCACGCCGCCCGCACCCCGGTGGTCTCGGCCATCGGCCACGAGGCCGACAGTCCCATCCTCGACCTGGTCGCCGACCTGCGGGCCTCCACCCCCACCGACGCCGGCAAGCGGATCGTGCCCGACGTCGCCGAGGAGCTCGCGGGGCTCCGCGATGTCACCGCCAGGATCCGCCAGTCCGTCGCCTCACGCATAGCCACCGAACAGTCCTGGCTGGACTCGGTGCGCTCCCGCCCCGTGATGATGGATCCCGCCGCGACCCTCGACATCGCCTCCGAGCGACTGGGCGCCACCCTCGCCCGGCTGCGCCTGGCCACCGACCGAGCCCTGGAGACCGAGTCCCGCGAGATCGACCATCAGCTCCGGAGCGTGCGGGCGATGTCGCCGAAGGCCACTCTGGATCGCGGCTACGCCGTGCTTGCCGACGCCGACGGGGCGTCGGTGGGCTCGGTGAGCGCCACCCGGGAGGACGCCCGCCTGGACGTCTACCTGTCCGACGGGGCCCTGGGGGTCACCGTCGACGCCGTGAGGCCCGGAGGCCCCGCCACCCCCACCACGCCCTCCCCGCAGAAAGGCACGAAGTCATGA
- a CDS encoding PhoH family protein: protein MPTHSDPSSRLRAAIPTPGRGRRTYVVDTSVLLSDPRALLNFAEHHVVLPIVVITELEAKRTHPELGYFARAALRILDRLRIENDGLQRPVPLNDEGGTLNVELNHSDPGCLPDGLRLGDNDTRILAVAANYRQAGHRVVLVTKDMPLRIKASAIGLEAEEYRHELARDTTWTGMVELEVSDEVIGRLYRDGSLALDGADGSPGADDLTVNSGLVLQGPSSTALARTMPDQTARLVRSDQEVFGIHGRSAEQRVALDLLLDPEVGIVSLGGRAGTGKSALALCAGLDAVLERQIYQKVLVFRPLYAVGGQELGYLPGNEGEKMAPWGQAVMDTLTSVTNSYVIDEVLERGMLEVLPLTHIRGRSLHDAFVIVDEAQSLERNVLLTVLSRIGQNSRVVLTHDVAQRDNLRVGRHDGVAAVVERLRGNPLFGHVTLTRSERSPIAALVTRMLEDLV, encoded by the coding sequence TTGCCCACACATTCCGATCCGTCCAGCCGGCTTCGCGCCGCGATCCCGACACCCGGCAGGGGGCGCCGCACATACGTCGTGGACACCTCGGTGCTGCTGTCCGATCCGAGGGCTCTGCTGAACTTCGCCGAGCACCATGTGGTGCTGCCGATCGTCGTCATCACCGAGCTGGAGGCGAAGAGGACCCATCCGGAACTCGGCTATTTCGCCCGGGCGGCCCTGAGGATCCTGGACCGGTTGAGGATCGAGAACGACGGTCTCCAGCGGCCGGTCCCGCTCAACGACGAGGGCGGGACGCTCAACGTGGAGCTCAACCACTCCGATCCCGGCTGTCTGCCCGACGGGCTGCGGCTGGGGGACAACGACACCCGGATCCTGGCGGTGGCCGCCAACTACCGGCAGGCCGGCCACCGGGTGGTGCTGGTGACCAAGGACATGCCGCTGCGGATCAAGGCGTCGGCCATCGGTCTGGAGGCCGAGGAGTACCGCCACGAACTGGCCCGCGACACGACCTGGACCGGGATGGTGGAGCTGGAGGTCTCCGACGAGGTGATCGGCCGGCTCTACCGGGACGGCTCCCTGGCTCTCGACGGCGCCGACGGGTCACCGGGCGCCGACGACCTCACGGTCAACTCGGGACTGGTGCTTCAGGGGCCCTCCAGCACGGCCCTGGCCCGCACCATGCCCGACCAGACGGCCAGGCTGGTGAGATCCGACCAGGAGGTGTTCGGCATCCACGGCCGCTCCGCCGAACAGCGGGTCGCCCTGGACCTGCTGCTGGATCCGGAGGTCGGCATCGTCTCCCTCGGCGGCCGGGCGGGGACCGGAAAGTCGGCCCTGGCGCTGTGCGCCGGGCTCGACGCCGTGCTGGAGCGCCAGATCTACCAGAAGGTCCTGGTCTTCCGCCCGCTCTACGCGGTCGGCGGCCAGGAACTGGGCTACCTGCCCGGCAACGAGGGGGAGAAGATGGCGCCGTGGGGGCAGGCCGTGATGGACACCCTCACCTCGGTGACGAACTCCTATGTCATCGATGAGGTGCTGGAAAGGGGAATGCTGGAGGTGCTGCCGCTGACCCACATCAGGGGCCGCTCCCTCCACGACGCCTTCGTCATCGTCGACGAGGCGCAGTCACTGGAGCGCAATGTGCTGCTCACAGTGCTGTCGCGGATCGGCCAGAACTCCCGTGTCGTCCTGACTCACGACGTCGCACAGCGCGACAACCTGCGGGTGGGACGCCATGACGGGGTGGCCGCCGTGGTGGAGAGGCTGCGCGGCAACCCGCTCTTCGGCCATGTCACGCTGACCCGCTCGGAGCGTTCGCCGATCGCGGCACTGGTGACCCGCATGCTGGAGGACCTCGTCTGA
- a CDS encoding 4-hydroxy-3-methylbut-2-enyl diphosphate reductase, whose amino-acid sequence MPDAPRKLVLAAPRGYCAGVDRAVITVEKALESYGAPVYVRKQIVHNRHVVETLEERGAIFVDELDAVPDGALVVFSAHGVSPAVKSEAARRGLRTIDATCPLVTKVHHEARRFSQEGAQILLIGHAGHEEVEGTTGEAPQDITLVQSPSDVDGLELDPDRPVAWLSQTTLSVDETAETVQRLREKTPDLVDPPSDDICYATTNRQQGVKQIAAHCDLMIVVGSRNSSNTLRLVDVALEAGARAAHRVDDAGEVKDSWLDGVAEIGVTSGASVPERLVQEVVEHLQGRGWPAPEEEQLIEESLSFALPPQLRSRRTRSARAH is encoded by the coding sequence ATGCCAGACGCCCCCAGGAAGCTCGTCCTCGCCGCACCCCGCGGATACTGCGCCGGGGTCGACCGGGCCGTGATCACCGTGGAGAAGGCGCTGGAGAGCTACGGCGCCCCGGTCTACGTGCGCAAGCAGATCGTCCACAACCGGCATGTCGTGGAGACCCTGGAGGAACGCGGCGCGATCTTCGTCGACGAGCTGGACGCCGTCCCCGACGGGGCGCTGGTGGTCTTCTCCGCCCATGGGGTCTCGCCGGCGGTCAAGTCCGAGGCGGCGCGACGCGGTCTGCGCACCATCGACGCCACCTGCCCGCTGGTGACGAAGGTTCACCACGAGGCCCGCCGCTTCTCTCAGGAGGGCGCCCAGATCCTGCTCATCGGCCACGCCGGCCACGAGGAGGTGGAGGGCACCACCGGCGAGGCGCCCCAGGACATCACCCTGGTGCAGAGCCCCTCCGACGTCGACGGCCTCGAGCTGGATCCGGATCGGCCGGTGGCCTGGCTCAGCCAGACCACACTGAGCGTCGACGAGACCGCCGAGACGGTGCAGAGGCTGCGCGAGAAGACCCCCGATCTGGTGGATCCTCCCTCCGACGACATCTGCTACGCCACCACGAACCGGCAACAGGGCGTCAAACAGATCGCCGCCCACTGCGACCTGATGATCGTGGTCGGTTCGAGGAACTCCTCCAACACCCTGAGGCTGGTCGACGTCGCCCTGGAGGCCGGGGCACGGGCCGCCCACCGCGTCGACGACGCCGGCGAGGTCAAGGACTCATGGCTCGACGGCGTCGCCGAGATCGGCGTCACCAGCGGCGCCTCGGTGCCCGAACGGCTCGTCCAGGAGGTCGTCGAGCACCTCCAGGGCCGCGGATGGCCGGCGCCGGAGGAGGAGCAGCTCATCGAGGAGTCGTTGTCCTTCGCGCTTCCTCCTCAGCTTCGGAGTCGTCGGACGAGGTCAGCTCGGGCGCACTGA